The following are from one region of the Flavimobilis soli genome:
- a CDS encoding alpha,alpha-trehalose-phosphate synthase (UDP-forming), with product MPTRPSPSDNATPLGDTPSGPAAPGHPPTALTPRSAPSPSDLAEPGEYDLVVVANRLPVDLTAAEDGSVSWKRSPGGLVTALAPVMEGADGAWVGWSGKADVEHDPFDASGIRCVPVTLTSDDVEQYYEGFSNDTLWPLYHDVIEAPSYHRQWWDAYRRVNHRFARAAAAAAAHGALVWVHDYQLQLVPAMLRTLRPDLRIGFFDHIPFPSLEIFSQLPWRTQIIEGLLGADVIGFQRAGDAANFLRVARRLTGHTVRSRVITVPGRSQRGAGDAKPATDRLAHVQAFPISIDSARFDALARRPEVQERAREIRNELGNPKVVMLGVDRLDYTKGIRHRIKAYGELLADGRIDVNDATLVQVASPSRENVDAYQQLREDVEGLVGRINGDYGEIGHSAINYMHHSYPPEEMAALYLAADVLLVTSLRDGMNLVAKEYVAARSDEKGVLVLSEFTGAADELGKGALLCNPHDIDGLKEILMRAAQMEPREMRRRMRRLRRVVMEHDVAAWARSFLNTLEAVPEPGSAAAAREVAAESLEGPDAETRTDAALLETARA from the coding sequence ATGCCGACCCGCCCGAGCCCGAGCGACAACGCCACCCCGCTGGGAGACACCCCGAGCGGCCCCGCCGCCCCGGGTCACCCGCCGACGGCGCTGACGCCCCGCTCCGCCCCGTCCCCGTCCGACCTCGCGGAGCCCGGCGAGTACGACCTCGTGGTCGTCGCCAACCGCCTCCCGGTCGACCTCACGGCAGCCGAGGACGGCTCGGTCTCCTGGAAGCGGTCACCCGGCGGCCTCGTCACGGCTCTCGCCCCCGTCATGGAGGGCGCCGACGGTGCCTGGGTCGGCTGGTCCGGGAAGGCCGACGTCGAGCACGACCCGTTCGACGCGAGCGGCATCCGCTGCGTCCCCGTCACGCTCACGTCGGACGACGTCGAGCAGTACTACGAGGGTTTCTCGAACGACACCCTGTGGCCGCTGTACCACGACGTCATCGAGGCGCCGTCGTACCACCGTCAGTGGTGGGACGCGTACCGCCGCGTCAACCACCGCTTCGCCCGCGCAGCCGCAGCAGCCGCAGCCCACGGCGCGCTCGTGTGGGTGCACGACTACCAGCTCCAGCTCGTCCCGGCGATGCTCCGCACGCTGCGCCCCGACCTGCGCATCGGCTTCTTCGACCACATCCCGTTCCCGTCCCTCGAGATCTTCAGCCAGCTCCCGTGGCGCACGCAGATCATCGAGGGCCTCCTCGGCGCCGACGTGATCGGCTTCCAGCGCGCTGGCGACGCGGCGAACTTCCTGCGCGTCGCCCGCCGGCTCACGGGCCACACCGTCCGCAGCCGGGTCATCACCGTGCCGGGCAGGTCCCAGCGCGGCGCCGGCGACGCCAAGCCGGCGACCGACCGGCTCGCGCACGTCCAGGCGTTCCCCATCTCGATCGACTCGGCGCGGTTCGACGCGCTCGCGCGCCGGCCCGAGGTCCAGGAGCGCGCCCGCGAGATCCGCAACGAGCTCGGCAACCCCAAGGTCGTCATGCTCGGCGTCGACCGCCTCGACTACACCAAGGGCATCCGGCACCGCATCAAGGCCTACGGCGAGCTCCTCGCCGACGGCCGCATCGACGTCAACGACGCGACGCTCGTCCAGGTCGCGAGCCCGAGCCGTGAGAACGTCGACGCCTACCAGCAGCTCCGCGAGGACGTCGAGGGGCTGGTCGGCCGCATCAACGGCGACTACGGCGAGATCGGCCACAGCGCCATCAACTACATGCACCACTCCTACCCGCCCGAGGAGATGGCCGCGCTCTACCTCGCCGCCGACGTCCTCCTCGTGACCTCGCTGCGCGACGGCATGAACCTCGTCGCGAAGGAGTACGTCGCGGCCCGCTCCGACGAGAAGGGCGTGCTCGTCCTGTCCGAGTTCACGGGCGCTGCCGACGAGCTCGGCAAGGGCGCGCTCCTGTGCAACCCGCACGACATCGACGGTCTCAAGGAGATCCTCATGCGCGCCGCGCAGATGGAGCCCCGCGAGATGCGCCGCCGCATGCGTCGCCTGCGGCGCGTGGTCATGGAGCACGACGTCGCCGCGTGGGCGCGCAGCTTCCTCAACACCCTCGAGGCCGTGCCCGAGCCCGGCTCGGCGGCTGCCGCCCGCGAGGTCGCCGCGGAGTCGCTCGAGGGTCCCGACGCCGAGACGAGGACGGACGCCGCCCTGCTGGAGACTGCCCGTGCCTGA
- a CDS encoding serine/threonine-protein kinase — MERSERTPGDEVGGYTIVRPLGAGATGTVYVAEDGGGNQVALKMLHPAYAATPESRDRLLREVAAMRKVRDDAFVTVLDAEADGHEAFIVMELVDGPSLEDEVLGGGPFDAHDLLELAEKLARALRSVHEAGLVHRDVKPSNILLAEHGPVLIDFGIAQAAADARLTSHGFVMGTPGYLAPELLDGAEPSPAGDWWGWAASLAFAVTGRAPFGVRPLEAVLARVRAGEVDLEGAGPITAEALRGALVPDPARRTSPEDVVEALGDAVGTGEVHELVPPSTPGVPRPIAVTVPLDAPAVAPDDLVAREGVGPYGEGVPRTPLADDDAPAQRTAVLRVPTGVFEQPETEEEPEGADADGTVALPPWQDIVANDHRANDHVPTTALVADDGAGRTLALPQRDETETAEPDDLDDHARFDDVDPDDASHDAGYERPHHGRRPVALLALALPVCALAGLFPIATLAGIVVVVLLLRSVSVTTDALHSRREQRGVRRGDALRAASAYPWYLLRALTTMIPGLLVAASVTVTVLGTLWWLLQTNRWVPVPRGEAPAAILTGGVLRGPDGEVVAALGTENANWVFVVALAVTALVTLLLLWFGPMSWPARDGARTLLAHLAPGRGGTVLAVLVGLAVTALLVLWAVVDKPIVWWPFGGPPDLS, encoded by the coding sequence ATGGAGCGCAGCGAGAGGACTCCCGGCGACGAGGTAGGTGGGTACACGATCGTGCGCCCGCTCGGCGCAGGCGCAACCGGCACGGTCTACGTCGCCGAGGACGGCGGGGGCAACCAGGTCGCGCTCAAGATGCTGCACCCTGCCTACGCGGCCACCCCCGAGTCCCGCGACCGCCTCCTGCGCGAGGTCGCCGCGATGCGCAAGGTGCGCGACGACGCGTTCGTCACCGTCCTCGACGCCGAGGCCGACGGCCACGAGGCGTTCATCGTCATGGAGCTCGTCGACGGCCCCAGCCTCGAGGACGAGGTCCTCGGCGGAGGGCCCTTCGACGCGCACGACCTCCTCGAGCTCGCCGAGAAGCTCGCCAGGGCGCTGAGGTCCGTCCACGAGGCCGGCCTCGTGCACCGCGACGTCAAACCGTCCAACATCCTCCTCGCCGAGCACGGGCCCGTCCTGATCGACTTCGGCATCGCGCAGGCCGCCGCCGACGCGCGGCTCACGTCGCACGGATTCGTCATGGGCACTCCCGGCTACCTCGCGCCCGAGCTGCTCGACGGCGCCGAGCCGTCCCCGGCAGGGGACTGGTGGGGCTGGGCTGCCTCGCTCGCGTTCGCCGTGACCGGCCGCGCCCCGTTCGGCGTCCGCCCGCTCGAGGCCGTGCTCGCCCGGGTCCGCGCGGGCGAGGTCGACCTCGAGGGCGCCGGCCCGATCACCGCGGAGGCCCTGCGCGGGGCGCTCGTCCCCGACCCGGCGCGGCGCACGTCACCCGAGGACGTCGTCGAGGCCCTGGGCGACGCCGTCGGCACGGGTGAGGTCCACGAGCTCGTCCCGCCGTCGACGCCGGGCGTGCCCCGACCGATCGCGGTGACCGTCCCGCTCGACGCCCCGGCGGTAGCTCCTGACGACCTCGTCGCGCGGGAGGGCGTCGGCCCGTACGGCGAGGGCGTGCCGCGCACGCCGTTGGCGGACGACGACGCGCCCGCCCAGCGGACCGCCGTCCTGCGCGTCCCTACCGGGGTCTTCGAGCAGCCCGAGACCGAGGAGGAGCCGGAAGGGGCCGACGCGGACGGCACGGTCGCGCTCCCGCCGTGGCAGGACATCGTCGCGAACGACCACCGGGCGAACGACCATGTCCCGACGACCGCGCTCGTCGCCGACGACGGCGCCGGCCGCACGCTCGCCCTCCCGCAGCGCGACGAGACCGAGACCGCCGAGCCCGACGACCTGGACGACCACGCCCGCTTCGACGACGTCGATCCCGACGACGCCAGCCACGACGCCGGCTACGAACGACCTCACCACGGGCGCCGCCCCGTCGCGCTCCTCGCGCTCGCGCTCCCCGTGTGCGCGCTCGCCGGTCTCTTCCCGATCGCGACGCTCGCCGGGATCGTCGTCGTGGTGCTCCTGCTGCGCTCCGTCTCCGTGACGACCGACGCCCTGCACTCGCGCCGCGAGCAGCGGGGCGTCCGGCGCGGCGACGCGCTCCGCGCCGCCAGCGCCTACCCCTGGTACCTCTTGCGCGCCCTGACGACGATGATCCCGGGCCTGCTCGTCGCCGCGAGCGTCACCGTGACCGTGCTCGGCACCCTCTGGTGGCTCCTCCAGACCAACCGCTGGGTCCCCGTCCCGCGCGGCGAGGCGCCCGCCGCCATCCTGACCGGCGGCGTGCTCCGCGGGCCGGACGGTGAGGTCGTCGCGGCGCTCGGCACCGAGAACGCGAACTGGGTGTTCGTCGTCGCGCTCGCGGTCACCGCGCTCGTGACGCTGCTACTCCTGTGGTTCGGCCCCATGTCGTGGCCCGCGCGCGACGGCGCCCGCACGCTCCTCGCGCACCTCGCACCCGGGCGCGGCGGCACGGTGTTGGCGGTCCTCGTGGGGCTCGCGGTCACCGCGCTCCTCGTGCTGTGGGCCGTTGTCGACAAGCCGATCGTCTGGTGGCCCTTCGGAGGGCCTCCCGACCTCTCCTGA